Within Coffea arabica cultivar ET-39 chromosome 4e, Coffea Arabica ET-39 HiFi, whole genome shotgun sequence, the genomic segment ACGGTCTTGTTAATGGGGAAGAAGTATGGTAATTTGTACCATTTGAATACCTCAATGGATTGGGAGCGGAAGGGGATCCAAGAATGCTCTCAAATTACAAATGGTGGTGAGAGGAAAAAACCTGCTATAGGAGAGGGTGAATTGAGGCCCCTCTCGCGAGTCAACTAGATGTTGGACTCGGTTAGCTACACACGTTCATTTgccgattgaatcaattgaaaACAAGACCGTATTGATTCAGGTGTGTAGCTAGGCACCAAGGGACTTGGTGGGAAAAAGCAAATGGAGTTTTTTTTGGATGGTTTGCTGtgtttgctaaaagaaattttcgccaaggtggagatttgttaggaaattggcttaatttcttttgggtAGAATTCTTATTTGGTGTggaaagtaactagtttcctacttagattttagttacttgaagtagtagtcaagtaaaGTCCTATTTGGTTTAGAATTAGATGTTGTTTCctactctatatgagtttaagAATTAGTATTGGTTTCTaattgttatttggttttttggtcaagtaatgttctctataaataggtagattggcatactacaaaaatacaagaaaggaGTGAGAGAGTTCTTAGTGGGTGAGAGGGTTATACAAGAGTTGGGGCTTGGGAATCAAGTTGTAATCTTGTGGTGTTTTTCTCATAGTAAGAATAAGTTTTTCTCTCCGTGGATGTAGGCTTGGTGATTAAGCCGAACCACGTTAATTCTTGTGTGTTATTCATCGTTCATGGTAGATATTgttttctattaaattgttggtcttttccttttcaaataattggcctGATACTCTAACAGAAGTCCCatccattcatttcatttctctTCCTTCCTTATTAAAACTCCCAAAGGAATCAAATGGTAAGACTTTCTCTCGGGATACTTTCTTTCCTGTCCTTTTCTCTCAATCCAAATGAAGCCCAACTCTGCATGCGTTTATCTGAGGTTGGAGCCTAACGACGTTACATCTTCATTTTGATGGAGCCAGAGGAATACCAGGGCAGTTGCCATCTCTAGCTGGACTTTCTAAGCTCCATCATGTAACAGAGCTTAAGCCATCTAGGTTGTTGAGAATGCAGCCTCCTGATTTCCCTTCAAATATCTGTTGCTTGTCTTTGAAATGGACATTCCTCAGGGATGACCCAATGCCAATACTATAGAAGTTGGGACAGCTGTCGTACCTCAAAATGAAAGATGCCTACCGAGGACAATAACTAACCATTTCTAGGATATGGCTTTCACCACTTGAAATTCCTTGACCTCAGAGACCTAGATTATTTGGATAAAATAAATGTGGAAAAAGCTGCATTGCCACAACTCCAGTACCTGCGAATCAGGGAATGCAGCTCATTAAGCAAGTCGCCGGAGGAGCTGAAGCACATGTCCACTCTTGATAAGATTGAGCTTGTGAACATGCATGCCTGAAAGTTTTGTTAGTAGGCTTGATGCATGTGCGAGACCAGCACAAGGGCTCCGCTGCCCCTTACCTCAGAATATTTAGGGGTCGAAGAGCGTGGCATAGATCGAGCAGAAAAAATTTGCCGGAACGAATTGAAACTCACGCACGAGTCATAAGGGCAGCTGTTCTTTTCCAAGCGGCTGGTTAACCATCATGATGGTAACATTAGAAAGCAAGGTGAAGTTTGCCATCTTCATTGCTTGTACCGATTTCTCTCTATTTATTCCTTCTGGTTGCCATCTTGAGGTCGCCGGTCCCGTGGACTATAATAACTTCATTGTGTATTTCTGGTTTTATATTTCTTGCTTTTTCATCTTCATTGTGTATTTCTGGTTTTATATTTCTTGCTTTTTCATCTCCGGTGAGGAGGCTCCTTATGGTGTATGTGCTGCAGGCTGATTTTCAATGCAATAAATCAATGAAATCATTTCCCTCTTTTatcaaaataaatatataactAAAATATTCTCCATTCAATGTACTTACTTTGCCACTATTTTACTCTTTATTTTGTCCATTTTATATAATTCGGACCCTACTTAAGTCCTCTTTTTGGGTGAAATGTCACACTTCAAGACCTGCTTTTTCAATCTTCCTCCTATTAAACAAAGAATGGCAGTTGTatggctaatttttttttttttttgggaaaattaacGGTGTCTATACCTATATCAATTTACATTCAATATATCATGGTGATACGCTGATACTAGTCTTAATAATCCATGAACACTTGTGTCTTCAAGGCCTATAAGTCCTGACACTAAATTGTCAGCATATGGAAAtgtttaatttaacaaaaaaatagaaCGAAACAAAGGCCACCATCCATCCTGtctaaaaactgaaaaaaagaagaaaaggaatccATGTAGAAGAGAATAAAGGATTAACCGTAGCAAACAAATCAAGGAATTCATCCCTTCTAAACTGTTGGATTATCTGGAACTGAGGGTTCATTATTTCCTATACACTACTGAAAACATAAAGATGTAAAACAAAAGACAACAAACTCAAATGTGCGAAAAGGAAATGACAAACTGTCCATCTACATTGCTTGGAAATAAAGATTGAAGAGGAAAAATTTTGTGTTTTTTAAAGATGGTACTTTACTTTCTAGCTACTAACACAGCACTCACAGTTGACAGATTTGTCTGTCTAAAATTACATCATACCTTCTCCGTTCAAGGAAGATTAACCCACAGCTAAAGTTTAGGGATACATCCAATAAGAAATCTTTTCCTCTTAGTTttactccaaaaagaaaaactagtgatAGCATCTTTGTGTAAATCACTGTCATAATATTTGTGTAAAAGTGATTGAGCATTTTATGCAGTGGCCATAACATACAAAATTAATTGCTCATACAGAAttatataaaagaaataaatctcAAATGGAGCCTCCCTATTTTTGAGCTGCGTTTCTTCTACAAAACTTTTAAATTAAGAAGCAGTTTTAATACCTGTTTTTAAACCCGTGAAAATGGAACTTTTAAAGTAAGTTGTGTACTTCAAACTTAccatcttgaattattgatattttATTGGATACTtaaatctttcctttttcttgacaagtttttgaattttctaaaaactagtTCAAGTAAAGCTAAAACTTCTTTCagaaaaatcgaaaaaaaaaaaagaagctaaaACTTTTAATTTAGACAGATAAATAAAGGTAAAGAGTTAACTAGGAAAGGGCAAAAAAAGGAGTGAGTTCAATTTTCTGAAAATGAAGGCATGTTATTATTTAAAAGAGTTAAGGgggcaaaacaaaaagaaatttgttacAATAAGGCAATATAaaagtaagttttttttttatcagaaaCGATATATTTGTATAACTTACTCTATACTAATCTAGGGAGGAAggggagcctaaggaggctGTAGTAGGAGCTAGTAGATATACAGATCCAACTAGATCAAGAAAATGTTATGACACAACCTTAAATTTTTTTCGTTGCAAATGAGATTTGAACCCTCACCTACAGCGTGAGGAGGGACTTAATGGTGACCACTGAGCCATTGGCCTGGTTAAGTCAAATCGTCAAAAGACGCAAAACCGCCCAGGTACAATGGTTCTCCaatgaaaacaaaacaaagcaaaacaAGAACTCTGTCACTCAACTGGACCCCATTCGAGCCAAATTGAACATCTTTGACTAAGCACGAGTATTaagaagaaacaaaattgaaagtgataattttagtatttatttaaaaaaataaaaggtttATCAGCAAAATTTCTGAAGTGACATAGTAGTAATTGCGGTTCGAAGTTTAGGTATAAAAACTCTACATTTGAAATTCGTTTATCGCAAATCATTTATTGGACATATCCTTCAAAGATGGAGCGCCCATATGCAGTCAGATTTCTGCATTCGTTgtaaaaattaaaagtttagtGTTTTTGGGTTATGTTAGCATCTACATTGGATATTCTCATTTTGTCTTCAATATTACATTCTAGATTTGTATGTCTACGTCATAGTTATAAAATCGGctccattcaatcattcaaccGGTTAATTTGATGAATTGGTCACTTAATCAAGTTGGGTTAACAGTTAGATTGAATAGAGAATATATTCATTAACCTGTCAATGACTCGATGAATCaatcaataaaattaaaaatcattggttgaaccactaatttaaaaaatcaaaataatataatatagtTACTAGTCGGGCTAATCAATCCAGAATTGGACGAACAACCTGTTGAAATGATCACCTCTTTGAGTTGAGGTTCGAGTTAAATGTTACAACTATGGTCTACATTATCTCAAATGTTATTCTCCCAATTATTGTGGCCAATTATTGTGGATTAAATTCTTGTATACATTTATGAAGACTACCTAGGTTGACTAGAACTGTAGATGAATATTCTTTAAACGTTTGTTCCTTCCTAAAATATATCCCTCGTAGATCCGCATTCTTTTTTACAACCTTCCTCAACCGTgccaaaattttaaatattaatgTTCGAAATTGgctcaattttttaaaatttaaagaaaGTACATCACCATAATAAGTTAATAACAAGATGTGAAATGTTTTATTGTCGAGTGAGATCTACAAAACAGTGttctaaaattttcttattttacaaAATCATTTAGGATTGAAACAAATCCAGACTCATCTTTCTAAATACAGATATTTGATTCATAAGTACTAAAATTTGTATAAAGTATGAATTTAAGATACTGCCTCTTCCAAAAATTTAAGACACGGGAACACTACTGTTTCCAATACCTAACGTACGTTCCACAACGCCAAACCAGGGCTCCCACCGTTATCGCAGCAATTGCACCTTGCAATTGTTGATCGATATGAATTTAACTTTCGATTGGATAAATAAGATCAATACTAGAACACAACTTTAAATAAGTAACACAATTTGCTTTGATTTTACATATTATTATCTTATTATGGATATAATCAAAATAAGTTATTTGACTCGAACTCACGAGTAGTTtgatcaaaaataaattttgattaaCTATAAAGCTAAGCTTGAGAACATGAACACAAGCTCTCAAGTTCGCTTGCCATGGCCGTCAGTTGATCTCAAAATTCATGTTTCTTGCTCACTCGAATTCAAGTTTGAGCTTAATTAGCAAAGAAAAAATGTTTTTCAAACTTGAGTATATATGCTCACGTTTACGATCAGAGTCTCTACATCTATACGATACTTAAAGAGAGAGTAACATTTGTATGATGTAAAGTGTAAACCCACACTTTTTGAAATTCTTAATCAATCCTCAATTATAAGAACAAATTGGTTTCAATCCATTCTATGAACACAACTTCTCACAATCAACATATAGTTATCTCGTTGAGATCTAATTACAACTTCCGCACACTAATCCTTTCACGGCTCTACTTTTTTTTCTATCATGTTTTTAAATACAATAACTTTCCCTAAAGTAGTGACTAtagaaattttatatacaaACAGACATGTCTAAATCTAATATGGCATGTAACTTGATAtgacaaaaataataataatatattttcttGCAATAAGAACACACCTTAGTGTGTGTTGTGCGCCAAAAGCACTGGTTATATCAATTTGCAATTGGCTCGAGTATTCTGGCACGAGAAGCCGATCCTGGCTTTTATAGCGTTTCAGTATATACTCCTTTCTTTCAGGCAGTCCAACTCCCACCCATTCCACTTAGTCCCCACTCACCAAACTGCCACCAACAACAAAGCCGCCTCCTCTCCCCTCCTTCCTCGGCGGATACCCCAACGTTCACCTCATTTCCCCCACCAACCCATATCTGCCTGCCTATTTTCCTCCCTTCACTTCTTCTACTTCGATTCCATCCAAGAAACCTCCAAAAAATGCAGGGCACAGCGATTTCATTCTCCCCTTCAATTTCCCTCCCCAATAAACCGAATTCAATTTCCACACACCACCACAGATTCCTTCTATCTCCTCGCACTGAACTTCCTCTCCATTTCAACCCTCTGCTGAAAACGCCGGCGGTTTCGTCCCGCAAGCTAATTACGCCGATTAAATGCTCTTCCTCGGTGAATCCGATAAGTTCCGGATGGATTTCTGGCCCGCCTCCGGAGCCCGAATCTGATGACAATGTTAAGGTTCGGGCCACTTCTGTGCCCGAGAGCGCCCCCGGAAAGCCCGAAGGAAAAGCTTTGGTTGATACTTTAGTGCTGGGACTTCTTTTTGGACTTTGGTATCTGTTTAATATCTACTTCAATATCTATAATAAACAGGTgggtttgtttattttttcgtttatgacattttaatttttttttttgaagcaaatttACGTTTATGGAAAATGATTCCATTTTTGTTAGTTTACTTTGATCTATACTTTTGGAATGCATTGAAGTTACTTTGAAATGCATAGTTGCACAAGATTTTATTTTCTGGGCAGTTCTGTATGAGGGTCTGATTTATTGAAGTTAATTTGGGAAAACACTTATCTTTTAAATTCTTAAATTTTAGAATCTGTAGCTGAAATCAAATACTGATTCTAAGACTACTAACAATGACTTTTTAAACTACTGGGCTACATCTGATTTGATTCTTGAAGGAAAGATAATGTATgttgttttttttaatgaaattgGGCAATGATACTGGAATATAATTAATTTTGAATGATCTACCCATCTGACAATAAGAATATGTTAATCCCGATGTGAAATTAAGTTTGTAGTTCTCATATTAAATGAatttattaggatttttacttcAGTTAGTAGCATTTATATTACCTTTTTCGTTTATACTAGTTGATAATTTTTCCCCCTAGCAGGGGATGGATGGGATTTAAGAAGCGGGGATTTCTAATTTTTGGGGCCTCAACCTCAAAGAGTGTATGATAAGTTATAAGTAGCTTGTACGAATGATTGTTTTGTAGCGAGTGTACGATGGCATTGTGTTCTATATACGTGATGATTgcgctctctctcttgttattaaaTTGCTGGAAAAGAGAATATATAGATTGCAGATTCTGAGGTTGCTGTTGTTTTTGTAGGTCCTGAAAGTTTATCCGTACCCAGTAACTGTTACTGTGGTTCAATTTGCAGTTGGGACGGTCTTTGTTATTTTTATGTGGCTGTTCAATCTATACAAGCGGCCCAAGATCACTGCTGGACAGGTAGTATGATACTGGTGTGGGATTTGATTCCTTTTACTATTCTATGTTGTCAATATGTTGATGTGGGTTCTGATTTTGATGTTGGCAGCTTGCTGCTATCCTACCATTGGCAGTGGTTCACGTGTTGGGCAACCTTTTCACGAACATGAGCCTTGGAAAAGTCGCGGTTTCTTTCACTCACACTATCAAAGCTATGGAACCGTTCTTCTCAGTTGCCCTCTCTGCCATGTTCTTAGGAGAGGTTTGCTTTTTTCTTACGGCCTTTTGTCAATTTCCCAGTTTCTTCTGTGGTATTGATTTGGTTGATTTCTGAAATTGTTTTAGGATGACTCTTTAACGAAATTTCTTTTGGCCAGCCTTAGAATGATAAATTCTTTGAACACCCTCATTCCGGTGGTCTTTATGTTTTAAATACTGTTGGAGACTTTGAATCAATCTTTTCTGGAGTTTGAATAGATGTTTTCTGAACTACGGAATAACTGTTTCTATTGAACCATGAATTTGGGACTCGTTCCACTTTAGTTACTTTTGCTAACTTACTTTTCCTGTTCATGCAGATGCCTACCATATGGGTAGTCTCATCTCTTGTGCCAATTATGGGTGGAGTAGCACTGGCATCTATGACTGAGGCATCCTTCAATTGGTAAGAACTGTTGGTGCATATGCTCTATTTATGTCATTTTGTTCTACATCCTTCGTTGTTATAAGTGCTGCTCTTTTAAGTTATCTAATCCATAATTCTTGTTTCACTTGCTAAAAGGGCTGGTTTTTGGAGTGCAATGGCGTCAAATTTGACTAATCAATCTCGAAATGTCCTTAGCAAGAAATTTATGCTTAAGAAGGAGGTATGATTTTACTCTAGGTCCTTTATGTTCATAACTGGACGTATTGTCAAGTCTGTATTAATTGGAAATCTGGTGCTTTCTCTTTGTTTCCCTGCATTCTTTTAGTGTTTATTACAGAATTTCCTTTGTACTACTACTTATATCATGATGTGGTGACTTgtgctttcattttcttttcctgcCTTAAGTTTCCTAACAAAAGGTGGTTAACAGAGCTTGAATTTCCTGTTGTTTGTGtgcaaatttttgttaaattagaGAATAACCAACAGCATCTTCTTGTGCAGGAATCATTGGATAATATCACCCTCTTTTCTATAATTACTATCATGTCTTTTTTCTTGTTGGCTCCGTTTGCTATTTTCGCGGAAGGAATCAAATTCACTCCTGCTTTCCTGCAATCTGCGGTGAGTaatcccccccccccttcctGGAAATGCTTGGTGATTGCTTTTTCTTCACTTTACAGATATTTTCCTCTGTTACAATCAATTGCATTTCCTCCATGCTGACAAGAAGATTTGTTTGCTTGGCAGGAATTGAATGTCAGGCAGGTTTACACTAGGTCTCTCATAGCTGCTCTGTGCTTCCATGCGTATCAACAGGTATAAATTGTCTTC encodes:
- the LOC113742815 gene encoding triose phosphate/phosphate translocator, non-green plastid, chloroplastic-like produces the protein MQGTAISFSPSISLPNKPNSISTHHHRFLLSPRTELPLHFNPLLKTPAVSSRKLITPIKCSSSVNPISSGWISGPPPEPESDDNVKVRATSVPESAPGKPEGKALVDTLVLGLLFGLWYLFNIYFNIYNKQVLKVYPYPVTVTVVQFAVGTVFVIFMWLFNLYKRPKITAGQLAAILPLAVVHVLGNLFTNMSLGKVAVSFTHTIKAMEPFFSVALSAMFLGEMPTIWVVSSLVPIMGGVALASMTEASFNWAGFWSAMASNLTNQSRNVLSKKFMLKKEESLDNITLFSIITIMSFFLLAPFAIFAEGIKFTPAFLQSAELNVRQVYTRSLIAALCFHAYQQVSYMILQRVSPVTHSVGNCVKRVVVIVSSVLFFRTPVSPINSLGTGIALAGVFLYSRAKRIKPKPKTA